From Leptotrichia wadei, one genomic window encodes:
- a CDS encoding M15 family metallopeptidase, whose product MKKLKLFIGVFSILSVISTGNKLYAYNEIQGIFKPGNQENKNIPDNSQSRSENVQTPQVEIVVDPMWEYYIEYHERIDAELQDVYDNPSHETAVKHMVWVEVPIWKLKNGQKISSKAKVQVLNLLAEDVKSIFTEIYNGPEKFPIKSLGGYNWRSNGLTSLHSTGRAIDINPDENPQISADGEVLVGKKWEPGINPYSITPDGDVVKAFSKKGWTWGAGFSRADYMHFDF is encoded by the coding sequence TTGAAAAAATTAAAACTTTTTATAGGAGTATTCTCTATTTTAAGTGTAATCTCAACAGGAAATAAACTTTATGCTTATAATGAAATACAAGGTATATTTAAACCAGGAAATCAAGAAAATAAAAATATACCAGATAATAGTCAATCAAGAAGCGAAAATGTTCAAACTCCACAAGTAGAAATTGTTGTTGATCCTATGTGGGAATATTATATTGAATATCATGAAAGAATTGATGCAGAATTACAAGATGTTTATGATAATCCTTCTCACGAAACTGCAGTAAAACATATGGTTTGGGTTGAGGTTCCTATATGGAAATTAAAAAATGGGCAAAAGATTTCAAGCAAGGCAAAAGTACAAGTATTAAATTTATTAGCAGAAGATGTGAAAAGTATATTTACTGAAATATACAATGGACCAGAAAAATTTCCTATTAAATCATTAGGAGGCTATAATTGGCGATCTAATGGGCTAACTAGCCTTCATAGTACTGGCCGTGCAATAGATATAAATCCTGATGAAAATCCTCAGATAAGTGCTGATGGAGAAGTTTTAGTAGGTAAAAAATGGGAACCAGGAATAAATCCTTATTCTATTACTCCAGACGGAGATGTTGTAAAAGCATTTTCTAAAAAAGGATGGACTTGGGGAGCTGGATTTTCAAGAGCTGATTATATGCATTTTGACTTTTAA
- a CDS encoding AEC family transporter, which yields MKELIFCLNATMPVFLLMILGYIFRRVGVIDLEFADKMNRFVFLALLPALLFKELSLSDFSAIWDLKYLLFCFFTTFLSILIMCISSIFLKDRSIRGEFIQASFRSSAALLAYAFVQNVYGEAKIVALMVIGAVPLYNVASVVILMLLRPEQGKLNRVVLKNTLKGVIKNPLILGILAGMIWAMLKIPQPVIMKKSISTFAAAATPLGLLALGASFDVKEVFSKIKVVLVSSSFKLIILTAIFLPIAVKMGFEDEKLVAVLGMLGSPTTPTSFTMARGMGHNGSVTSGTVMVTTIMSIFTLTGWLYILKVAGLV from the coding sequence ATGAAAGAATTAATATTTTGTTTAAATGCAACTATGCCTGTATTTTTACTTATGATACTTGGGTATATTTTTAGAAGAGTTGGAGTAATAGACTTGGAATTTGCAGATAAGATGAACAGGTTTGTATTTTTGGCTCTTTTGCCTGCGCTTTTATTCAAGGAATTGTCATTGTCTGATTTTTCAGCAATTTGGGATTTGAAATATTTATTATTTTGCTTTTTTACAACATTTCTTTCAATTTTAATAATGTGTATTTCATCAATTTTTTTGAAGGACAGGTCAATTCGTGGAGAATTTATTCAGGCCAGCTTTAGGAGCAGTGCGGCTTTACTTGCTTATGCCTTTGTGCAGAATGTTTATGGAGAGGCTAAGATTGTGGCGCTTATGGTAATTGGAGCGGTTCCGTTGTATAATGTAGCTTCAGTTGTGATTTTGATGCTGCTTCGCCCAGAACAGGGAAAATTAAACAGAGTTGTCTTGAAAAATACGTTAAAAGGAGTTATTAAAAATCCCTTAATATTGGGAATTTTAGCCGGAATGATTTGGGCGATGTTAAAAATTCCACAGCCTGTTATTATGAAAAAATCTATTTCGACATTTGCGGCTGCTGCAACTCCGCTTGGATTGCTGGCACTTGGAGCGAGTTTTGATGTGAAGGAAGTTTTTTCTAAAATAAAAGTTGTGCTAGTTTCATCTTCATTTAAATTAATAATACTTACTGCGATATTCTTGCCAATAGCGGTAAAAATGGGATTTGAGGATGAAAAACTGGTTGCAGTGCTTGGAATGTTGGGAAGTCCGACAACTCCAACTTCATTTACAATGGCGAGAGGAATGGGGCATAACGGCTCGGTAACTTCTGGAACAGTTATGGTTACAACGATTATGAGCATATTTACATTAACAGGCTGGCTATACATCTTAAAAGTTGCAGGATTAGTTTAA